In the Scyliorhinus torazame isolate Kashiwa2021f chromosome 22, sScyTor2.1, whole genome shotgun sequence genome, one interval contains:
- the LOC140399291 gene encoding uncharacterized protein, which produces MPSVGTHGWMCLLMILCPSASASQKTECIKLNPCKCIMEDGSGVINLAAMGDADGFLERGKPLTASGGESDPEILYSFSPCLPFSEPVEFAFECLNVAACLVTRHQPQSGETVDFLNFGMHEDNEFSYDNISQTLTVIYPASHSSPLRTVVRFNCSSSYSVVVSRDAANPSLFQISVDSPCACPNGCKPQDVGPGTIISVVFSVTVTAYFLIGLCALNPVRTPNGIEIIPKEHIWCSLCYACVERKGRKRRKYLQHK; this is translated from the exons ATGCCGAGTGTTGGGACTCACGGCTGGATGTGCCTGTTGATGATATTATGCCCTTCAGCCTCTGCCTCTCAGAAAACCGAGTGCATTAAATTGAACCCCTGCAAATGCATAATGGAGGATGGATCGGGGGTGATTAACCTGGCAGCAATGGGGGACGCTGATGGGTTTCTAGAGAGGGGTAAACCATTAACCGCTTCAGGCGGGGAATCCGATCCTGAAATCCTGTATTCATTTAGTCCTTGTCTCCCATTCAGTGAGCCTGTCGAGTTTGCCTTTGAGTGTTTGAACGTGGCAGCTTGTCTTGTTACCAGACACCAGCCTCAGAGTGGCGAGACGGTGGATTTTCTCAACTTCGGAATGCACGAGGACAACGAGTTCAGCTATGACAACATCTCGCAAACACTCACCGTCATCTACCCTG cttcacacagcagccCACTTCGCACCGTTGTTCGGTTTAACTGCAGCTCCAGTTACTCGGTGGTCGTCTCCCGCGATGCAGCCAATCCCAGCCTGTTCCAGATTTCCGTTGACAGCCCGTGTGCCTGTCCCAATGGCTGCAAACCCCAGGATGTGGGTCCAGGAACCATCATCTCAGTAGTGTTCAGCGTGACCGTCACAGCCTACTTCCTGATCG GTTTATGCGCACTCAATCCAGTCAGGACGCCCAACGGCATAGAAATCATTCCCAAGGAACATATATGGTGCAGTTTGTGCTACGCCTGTGTAGAAAGGAAAGGAAGAAAGCGGAGGAAGTATCTACAGCACAAATGA